Proteins encoded within one genomic window of Limisphaerales bacterium:
- a CDS encoding sigma-70 family RNA polymerase sigma factor — MRRTDRKRMVKDGEQPPLATRSSLLLRLKDLGDERSWREFYDLYWMLLYNVVRKAGFGAEDAEDVTQQTVSKVSQKMPGFVYDREKGSYKAWLMTVLRSRMADHARKNGRRVPTVSLEFEGLPAVRGRDEFKQLWNNEWNKRMVSLALERVKRRVGPKQFQIFHAYMMQEWTMREVTETLGVSNRQVYMAKYRVGEKFEEELVRLREEGAD, encoded by the coding sequence GAAAGATGGGGAACAGCCGCCTTTGGCGACGCGGAGTAGTTTGTTGTTGCGGCTCAAGGATTTGGGGGATGAACGGAGTTGGCGGGAGTTTTATGATTTGTACTGGATGCTGCTCTACAACGTGGTGCGTAAGGCGGGCTTCGGTGCGGAGGATGCGGAGGATGTGACACAGCAGACGGTGTCAAAGGTGTCTCAGAAGATGCCGGGGTTTGTGTATGATCGCGAGAAGGGTTCGTACAAAGCGTGGCTGATGACGGTGCTGCGCTCGCGGATGGCGGATCACGCGCGCAAGAACGGGCGGCGGGTGCCGACGGTGAGTTTGGAGTTTGAAGGGTTGCCGGCGGTTCGTGGGCGGGATGAATTTAAACAATTATGGAACAACGAATGGAACAAACGAATGGTGAGCCTCGCTCTGGAACGGGTGAAGCGGCGGGTGGGGCCGAAGCAATTCCAGATTTTTCACGCTTATATGATGCAGGAATGGACGATGCGGGAGGTGACGGAAACGCTGGGGGTGAGCAATCGGCAGGTGTATATGGCGAAGTATCGGGTGGGGGAGAAATTCGAGGAGGAGCTGGTGCGGCTGCGGGAGGAGGGGGCGGATTGA
- a CDS encoding protein kinase, whose product MASVASADVRVGNAAGGALAEAAAGAACVSDGLRRRGEVVAGAIDEGRGADVRPYWKNLIEMAGKNFSESNEDAPQLPGLTLLRQIGGGTYGEVWLARESVGEEGAFRAVKLVRRDRFEDAHPYEREWRGQQRFESLSRSHVGIVDVLRLERDDARGLFFSVMELADDADVDANEVNPKTYEPRTLQGQLAAHGALPPAKCLKVGVSLARALAHLHTHELVHRDVKPSNIIYVDGKPKLVDIGLVARMDSTPSAVGTFGYIPYEGPGKTTADVFALGKVLYEMATGKDRYDFPELPAPNPELRGLNAVILKACADLPKERYANAAEMAEDLERVRDGHRPLEESTAIFNKLLATLAVLLVGTLAWNQWGESDSPETSEPSWRDGVEAHWPMDGHARDATGHGYDGNATGVTPTTDRFGRADRALHFDGNASIDIGDRLDIRTNDFTVSLWVKTTDDAFGLVGKKSELRLPCCWGLAAYHEYEQHQNLLLVLLQSTGGDGNSGVVHLGLRDIGLNNGKWHQLVAVFDRDQTLNVFLDGKLLTQKDISKSKTVDFDSDYHLLLGAANGEGNAEVHPRKQLTGDMDDVRIWRRALSAAEVGQMYRDESAPGTRPPARWDFNYSYPHVFETNA is encoded by the coding sequence GTGGCATCCGTGGCGTCGGCGGATGTACGCGTGGGTAACGCGGCTGGCGGAGCGTTGGCTGAAGCCGCCGCCGGAGCCGCGTGTGTATCGGACGGATTGCGGAGGAGAGGAGAGGTTGTTGCGGGCGCGATTGATGAAGGGCGTGGCGCGGACGTGCGTCCCTACTGGAAAAATTTGATTGAAATGGCGGGAAAGAATTTTAGTGAATCTAATGAAGACGCACCCCAATTGCCGGGGTTGACTTTGCTGCGTCAGATTGGCGGAGGCACTTATGGCGAGGTGTGGCTGGCGCGGGAATCGGTTGGGGAAGAGGGCGCCTTTCGCGCGGTGAAGCTGGTGCGGCGCGATCGCTTTGAGGATGCGCATCCGTACGAACGCGAATGGCGCGGCCAACAGCGATTTGAATCGTTGAGCCGTAGTCACGTGGGCATTGTGGATGTGCTGCGCTTGGAACGCGATGACGCGCGCGGATTATTCTTCAGCGTGATGGAGCTGGCGGATGACGCGGACGTGGACGCCAATGAGGTGAATCCAAAAACGTACGAGCCGCGCACGCTGCAAGGTCAACTCGCCGCGCACGGCGCTTTGCCCCCGGCGAAATGTTTGAAGGTGGGCGTGAGCCTCGCACGCGCGTTGGCGCATTTGCACACGCACGAGTTGGTGCATCGCGATGTGAAGCCTTCCAACATTATCTACGTGGACGGCAAGCCGAAGCTGGTGGACATTGGCCTCGTGGCGCGAATGGATAGCACACCCTCGGCGGTGGGCACGTTCGGCTACATCCCGTACGAAGGCCCGGGCAAAACCACGGCGGACGTGTTCGCGCTCGGCAAAGTGCTCTACGAAATGGCCACGGGCAAAGATCGCTACGACTTCCCCGAATTGCCTGCGCCGAATCCGGAACTGCGCGGTCTCAACGCGGTGATCCTCAAAGCCTGCGCGGATTTGCCCAAAGAGCGCTACGCCAATGCAGCAGAAATGGCCGAGGACCTCGAACGCGTGCGCGATGGCCATCGGCCGCTGGAAGAAAGCACCGCGATTTTCAATAAACTGCTGGCCACATTGGCAGTGTTGTTGGTGGGCACGCTGGCTTGGAATCAATGGGGCGAATCAGATTCACCGGAAACGTCCGAGCCCAGCTGGCGCGATGGCGTGGAGGCGCATTGGCCGATGGACGGCCACGCCCGCGACGCCACCGGCCACGGCTACGACGGCAATGCCACAGGCGTGACGCCCACCACCGACCGCTTCGGCCGCGCCGATCGCGCGCTGCATTTTGATGGCAATGCCTCCATCGACATCGGTGATCGGCTCGACATTCGTACCAACGATTTCACCGTGAGTTTGTGGGTGAAAACCACGGATGATGCGTTCGGGTTGGTCGGTAAAAAAAGCGAATTGCGGTTGCCATGCTGTTGGGGTTTAGCGGCGTATCACGAGTATGAACAGCACCAAAATTTGCTGCTGGTGCTATTGCAATCCACGGGCGGTGATGGGAATTCCGGTGTTGTCCATTTGGGCTTGCGGGACATCGGCCTCAACAACGGCAAATGGCATCAACTGGTGGCGGTGTTCGATCGGGATCAAACGTTAAATGTATTTCTGGATGGCAAGTTGTTAACCCAAAAAGATATTTCAAAATCCAAAACGGTGGATTTTGATTCCGATTATCATCTGCTGCTCGGCGCAGCCAATGGCGAGGGAAACGCAGAGGTGCATCCGCGCAAACAGCTCACGGGCGATATGGACGACGTTCGCATTTGGCGGCGCGCACTGTCGGCGGCGGAAGTGGGGCAAATGTATCGTGACGAATCCGCGCCCGGTACGCGTCCTCCCGCGCGATGGGATTTTAATTACAGCTACCCCCACGTGTTCGAAACCAATGCG